The following coding sequences are from one Cervus canadensis isolate Bull #8, Minnesota chromosome 4, ASM1932006v1, whole genome shotgun sequence window:
- the LOC122440613 gene encoding uncharacterized protein LOC122440613: MLPPAASRVAAPRASPQQQFFVVLARRAPSFFPAFPGCSLPDLGCPARRALGTLAVPCSWAPEVCVASCRQPCGSPQPPRLLPSCHSWSRGQPRVPPRPRPGCLMPVPGCRPAPVVTCSLSRGPGTGAQRPGRQRAPLVQKCGTARAGSGRLGEKPCRCILFSKKIKYFHGKLSLCVFLPPPTSPVPFSWVVFQGQLLVFSPWRPHPAARAVALSLACLGLRPCRGWHAPACHLCSLCLTLSGRGRVRGWLSGCRSTVSHDGLSASWAFALSRRSHGSAHQASDTPWARLRHCALLGVPAASFYSPGRSEPQGGFQGPGSHPSPPPR; this comes from the coding sequence ATGCTGCCTCCAGCCGCCTCCCGGGTCGCTGCCCCGCGCGCTTCTCCGCAGCAGCAGTTTTTTGTGGTTTTGGCTCGTCGCGCCCCATCGTTCTTTCCTGCCTTTCCTGGTTGCTCGCTCCCAGATCTGGGCTGTCCTGCCAGGCGAGCTCTGGGGACCCTCGCAGTGCCCTGCAGCTGGGCCCCCGAGGTTTGCGTGGCATCGTGTAGGCAGCCCTGCGGCTCTCCCCAGCCGCCCCGCCTTCTGCCCTCCTGCCACTCCTGGAGCCGAGGGCAGCCTCGAGTCCCGCCCAGACCCCGTCCTGGGTGCCTCATGCCCGTTCCGGGCTGCCGCCCTGCACCCGTTGTCACCTGTTCCCTCTCCCGTGGACCAGGCACCGGCGCGCAGCGGCCTGGCCGGCAGAGGGCCCCGTTGGTCCAGAAATGTGGCACTGCCAGGGCGGGGAGCGGCCGACTGGGCGAGAAGCCCTGCAGGTGTATCCTgttctcaaagaaaataaaatattttcatgggaaactttccctttgtgtttttctccccccacccacttctcctgttcccttctcctgggttGTCTTCCAGGGTCAGCTCCTTGTCTTCTCACCCTGGAGACCCCATCCCGCAGCCAGGGCTGTGGCTCTGAGTCTGGCCTGCCTGGGGCTCAGGCCGTGCAGAGGCTGGCACGCCCCTGCATGCCATCTGTGCAGCCTTTGCCTCACCCTCTCGGGCAGAGGGAGGGTCAGAGGCTGGCTGTCTGGCTGCAGGTCCACGGTGAGTCACGATGGCCTGTCAGCCAGCTGGGCCTTTGCGCTGTCCAGGCGCAGCCATGGGTCTGCTCACCAGGCTTCAGACACGCCCTGGGCTCGTCTGCGCCACTGTGCTCTGCTCGGAGTCCCTGCTGCCAGCTTTTACTCTCCGGGAAGATCGGAGCCACAGGGTGGTTTTCAGGGTCCTGGCTCCCATCCTTCACCGCCACCCCGGTAG